The Ornithorhynchus anatinus isolate Pmale09 chromosome 11, mOrnAna1.pri.v4, whole genome shotgun sequence genomic interval ACCATCGATTGCAACTATATATGTACCTAAGTCCCGAGGGAGGGTAAAAAGAATAAATATACTGTGCTAGAAATGCTCAGTGGGTAGATGagataatcagtgatatttatttagtacttattatttgcagaacactgttctaagtgcttgggagagtacagtattcattcattcattcattcattcaatagtatttatagaagcagcgtggctcagtggaaagagcatgggctttggagtcagaggtcatgggttcaaatccctgctcggccacttgtcggctgtgtgactttgggcaagtcacttaacttctcggtgcctcagttccctcatctgtaaaatggggattaagattgtgagccccaagtgggacaacctgattcccctgggtctaccccagcgcttagaacagtgcttggcacatagtaagcgcttaacaaataccaacattattattattattattattattattattattgagcgcttactaggtgcagagcactggactaagcgcttggaatggacaaatcggcaacagagagagccggtccctgccctttgacgggcttacagtctaagagctggtagacatgatccccgctctcaaggagattaacaataataataataataataatgttggtatttgttaagcgcttactatgtgcagagcactgttctaagcgctgggggagatacggggtaatcaggttgtcccacatgaggctcccagtcttcatccccatttgacagatgcggtaactgaggcccagaggaagtgaagtgacttgcccacagtcacacagctgacaagtagagtcTAATggaggcttattgtgtgcagagcactgttctgagcgctggggagagcatcATAGAGTGAGTCATCACGGATCTCTGCCCCCGAGGACTTTTGCCACCTAGTATTTACAACCTAGAGAGTTGtgggttaatcggggaaggcttattggaggaggtgggatttgggggagggcTGACTTCTTGGTGGCtcactttcctcgtctgtaaaatggggatgcgctagccggtctccctcctactccgactgtgctccccacgtgggacaggggttgcgTCCCGCCTGattgggttgtatctacccccagtgcagGTCCGGGCCTGGGGACGGGGGTCgcagagaggacagggtgagGCGAAGGTCAGGGGTGAGGGCTCACCGGTTCTCCTCGCCCTCCAGGAGCTGGCGGTAGGTGGTGATCTCTACGTCCAGGGCCAGCTTGACCCTGAGCAGCTCCTGGTAGTCCCGCAGGTGCCGGGACGTCTGCTCCTCGAGACTCTGCCGGTCCTCCTCCAGCCGGGCCACCGCGTCCCTCCAGCTCCCGCACCTGCCGCTCCAGAGACTCCTTCTGCCGGACGGAGGCCACCGGCTTCACCCCCGCCGGCTGCTACCCGGCCGGGGTGACCCCGAAgcgccacccccgcccctccccggaggCCCGTCCCTCCCGACGGCCCCTCACCGTGCCCCGCAGGGCCTCCATTTCACCGCCGAGGGCCTGCGGTTGACGTCGGTACCCGTTGGCCTCACGCCGCGCCTGGCGAAGGGCCTCCGCGTTCCGGGCTGCGCTATCCGTCAGATCTGCAAACTGGCACCGAGAAAGGGTGGGCGTGGGCGTGAGGGGAGGgatccggggcgggcggggggtagCCCCCCGCCGAGGGGGGCGACGGGGGCGAGACGGCAGTACCCTCGGGGCCGGGTTGGAAGTCCCTAAGTCTAGTGAAGGCTTCtaggagaggtcagggagggcaCTCGAAACCACGACCCCAGGCTCggttcaggtaataataatgttggtatttgttaagcgcttcctatgtgcggagcaccggtctaagcgctgggggagagacagggtcatcaggttgtcccacgtgaggctcacggttaatccccattttccagatgagggaaccgaggcccagagaagtgaagcgactcgcccacggtcacacggccgacgggtggcagagccgggagtcgaacccgtgacccctgactccgaagcccgggctctttccactgagccacgctgcttcccggggagCCCTAAGTGCCAGGGTctgagcccctctagactgtaagctcgttgcgggcgggaccatgtctaccaactctgttaccttgctatagtgtactctcccgagcactcagtacaatcctctgcacacagttagtgcttaataaatactattcatccaTGGACTGATTGAGCACGGTAGGCCACGGGCTTGGGATTACCTCGTCTGCTAAGGACAGACCAGGTGGGGCTTTGCCGGTGAGCCCACCCTCTCCCGAGtcttcgagcacttagtacagtgctctgcacacagtaagcactcaataaatactatctgagccttggtttcctcctctggacaatggaaaaaaacaataaaatttGCCAGGGGGAAGGATTCTCCCGGGCCAGGCTGGTTGGGGTGGTACCCCAGGCTGGGTGGCCCTCTGTGCCATCCCCCGACCCTTGACCCTACCCCCGCCTGAGAGTCGGGGCAGATACTTCTCCCCCCAGTGCCCTCCTGGGTCCTCCCAGATGGGGGTCACCTTGGCCCCGTACCACTCCTCAGTCTCGTGCATGTTGCCGGCGGCCACGGCCTCGTACTGCGTCCGAATCTCCCTCAGGGCGGCCGCCAGGTCAGGTCCGGCCTGGCCGCGTCCGCCTCCAGGTGGGCCCGCTGCCGCCGGGCCAGCCGCCCTTGCAGCTCCCGGACCTCCTGCGCGGAGGGGGGACGGttgggggccggggcctggaACCCGAGGTTCAGGGCCGCGATGGGGCTGGTTTCCGGGAGGGaggtcattcgttcaatcatatttattgagcgcttaaagtgtgcagagcaccgtgctaagtggatgggagagtaaagtacaacaataaaaagacccattccttgcccacaacgggcttacagtctacacaggggggagacagacatcaatataaacaaataaatgacagacatggatggcccatctcctcccagaggccttcccagactaagccccacttttcctcatctcccactcccttctgcggccccctgactctctccctttgcttttcccctccctcccacccccacagcgcttatgtccgtatccgtcattttaattatttgcactgaagtctgtctccccacctgtgagctcttgtgggcagggaatggcactgtttattgttgtattatactttcccaagtgcttagtacagtggtcagcacacagcaagcgcttgataaatacgaccgaatgaatgaatgaatgaatgggtgaatgggccacagggaggggctgggggtgggaggcggggctgTGAACAGGGACAGGGAACAGGGACAGGGGGCTGGGCCCAGGGtgggcaataataaaaataataataatggtattatttaagtgcttaacaaatgccatcatcagtattattattattattctaagggctGCACAGAGGACAGGGTCCTGGGCcttggggaaggatggggggagaggcgtgccaggggagggggtcgggcagAGCCCTGGATGATCGATCGTGGGTgacggggcagggccggggcaaTCTCACCTCTCCGTGGATCTCCCTGAGGAAGAGGATCTCGTCCTGCAGGGACTCCACCTTCCGCTCCAGGTCCAGTCGCATGAGGGCGGCTTCATCCACCTCCTGGGCCGGACCGGACCAGGACTTTTCTCCGCCCACCCTGCCCACCGTGCCCTGCCCACggccctctcccaccaccctccctgcccccagggggtCAGGGGAGGAGCTGACCTTCAACCTGGTCGGGGTCGGGACCCGGGCTCGCGAAGGGACAGTGGGGCAGGGTCCGGGGGGGGCTAAGGCCGAGGTGGGCGCGGGCCGCCGGACCCCGAGTCCGGGGATGGGCAGGGAGCGgagaccctccccggcccctgggtCCTGACCTGTCGGAAGGAGGCCAGGTTCTTCTCCGTTTCCAGCCGCAGATCGATTTCGCCTTGGAGCCTGCAAGCCACGGGCCAGGAGGGGCGATGGCCACAGGTTCTCACCCCACCCGGAGCCCAGAATCCCCCTCCTCCTGGCACGTTCACAAAGGGGTCGTAAATGGGGGCAGTTAGCCTGGTGGGGGTGGAGTGGACAGAGAGGGCAGGGGCACAGGCCGTGGGTTGGGGCTTTCAGTCCTGGCCCGGGCTCCTAGCTGGGGcagaataactgtagtatttaataataatgacactggtatttggtaagcgcttactctgtgccaggcactgtactaagcgctggggtggattcaagcaaatcgggtttggacacggtccctgtcccacgtggggctcccggtctctatccccattttacagatgaggtcactgaggcacagaggagtgaagtgacttgtccaagatcacacagcagacacgtggtggagccggcattagaacccatgaccttctgattccccggcccgggctctatccactaagccaggctgcttcccaatttgttaagggcttactaggtgacaggcttggtagtaagcgctggaggagacacaagctaagcgggttggccaccgtccatgtcccacatggggctcacagtcttaatccccattttacagtcgaggtaactgaggcacagagaagtaacttgcccacggtcacacagcagacaaatggcagaggtgggattagaacccaggtccctctgattcccagagctgtgttCTTATCCACCAGGCTGGGTGGATGAcgtgttaataatactaataactgtggtatctgttaagcacttactacgtgccaagcactgttctaagcactgggggagatataaggtcatcaggtggtcccacttggggctcacattcttaatccccattttacagatgagataactgaggcacggagaagtgaagcgacttgcccaaggtcaccgggccagacgagtggcggagcggggattaagaATCCTCCGACCTCTAAGCTCGTGCCCTGTCCGCTAAGCCCCGTTGCTTCAGCagatttaccaaatctgttatactgtactctcccaagtgcttagcgcagtgctctgccccaaataAGCATTCAATCATTGATGGATTAAGGGTGGCTGAGTCCCTCCATTTTGTGGATGGGGAAACCGGGTTCAGAAAGAACACTTTATCTGCCTGGGATCAATCAGCCGGACGAAGACGCTACCTTCTGCCTCCCTtgatagactgtaagattcttgagagATCCTACCGAATCAaacatctaataatgataataataataatagtgacggtttcaactatcatctctacgcagatgacacccaaatctccatctcctctcctgttctctctccctccctccaggctcatagcTCCTCCGGCCTCCagtacgtctccacctggatgtccacccgtcACTTGAGACTCAGcaggtccaagactgagctccttccctcccaaaccctgtcctctccccgacgtCCCCGTCCCCGTGGACGGCCCTAccatccctccctttctcacaagcccgcaacctcggcgtcatcctcgactcggctctctcattcgccccacacagCCGATCCATCTCCaaaacctgccgctctcaccttcacgacatggccaggatccgccctctcctctccatccaaaccgctacctggCTGGTAAAAATCTCTCGTCCTATCCCGACTGGGTGACGGcggcagcctcctctctgatctcccatcctcctatctctccccgcttccgtctacacttcactccgctgcccggattatctttctctagaaacgctctgggcctgtcactcccctccttaaaaatctccagcggttgcctatcaaccttcgcgtgaaacaaaaactcctcactcttggcttcgaggctctccattccctcgcaccctcctacctcacctcccttctctccttctccagcccagccggcgcgctccgctcctccgccgcccacctcctcgccgtcccccgttcccgcccgtcccgccgccggcccccggcccacgtcccacctgtgccccggaaggccctccctcctcacctccgccaaactaactctcttcccctcttcaaagccctactgagagctcacctcctccgggaggccttctcagactcccTCCCtaaggcacttgtgtatatttgtacataattTATTACTCTTATcttattaatgacgtgtacagATCTATGATCCTAGTCATCTACTTGTTCCGTTTTGTTGTCtagctcccccttctagaccgggagcccagcgccgggtagggactgtctctatctgttgccgaattgtactttccaagtgcttagtacagtgctctgcacgcagtaagtgctcaataaatgcgattgaatgagcgaacgaatgacagggattgagtccagccCTATTAgcctaaacatttaacaaatatcatggttaATTAAGCCTCCAGCCCACCCCCGCCGCGAAGGGGCGTCTTGGAGACCGACCGGCCCCAAGTCCCGAGGGGCCCCCTgcccggtcccgccccctcctcacttctgcccgACTCTTCCCAATCCGCCCACCAGACTCTCCCTCTGGAtctccggccgggcccgggcgccggCCAGCCGGTCAGCCCCGCAGCTCGGCCTGGTAGACGTCGCCCAGCTTGGTGGGCCTCCCGGCCTCGGATCTGGCTCAGCTCGGCGGCCGGGGCCTGGTTCCGCTGCTCCAGGGAGCGCACCTTCTCGACGCAGCCGGCGAAGCGGTCGTTCAGCTCCATCATCTCCACCCTCTCGCCGGTCCGCGCCTCCCCGAAGCCGACGCTCAGGACGCCCATCCGGGAGAGGTCCacccgggccgggggcagcgggcGGGAGCTCCCCGTCCTGGGGCCGGAGAGCCGGGGACCCTCCATAGTGCTGCCCCTGGCCTTCCCGGCTCCGGCCGGGGCTGCAGGTCCAGGGTATTCAtagggaggcaggcaggagggaCCGAGGACCAGCAGACACTGGCACTCCTGAGGGTGGAGGGgccaggccgggggcgggaccTGGCACAGCTGGAGGAAGGGCCCcggcttggggagggggccgctTTAGGTCTTCCAGGGTAagaccctctcccctcttccctctgtgcGGGAATTGAGGGGGCGGGAGAACTGAGGCCGAGCTGCGAGAGCCGGGAGCTGCAGGACAGACCTTTGGGGCCCCCTCGGGAACTGAACCCCCTAGACTGTTAGcacgctgcgggcagggaatctgtcataacgtactctcccaggtgcagaGAATGATGCGGTCGGTAAAGCTGACTGAATCGGCAGCCCAGCCAAGCTAGCCTGTGGGCGGGGGGATTCCGGAGCCAGCCCTGGCCCCCAGCTCTACCTTAAAGCCCCAGCTCCTACCCCAACCGTACCCTGACCCCTCCCTGGGAGGAGGACGGTTGGCAGTCAAATGAGGCTGTCCCCACGAGGCCTCCGGGCCCTCCCTCCCAAACCGACTccagccgggccccctccccagagaccttccccccgcccaccccaccggCTCCCTCTGACTGAACcctgccgggcccggccccctccggtACTCCCCCGCGGTCCAACCCCCaggtcttcccccttcccgctGTCCTGTCCCAGTTCCCGGCAGCTCCCCAGCGGTCTCCGTGGGATGGACCGTCAGACTAAGCGGAGCCATGAGGCCCGGACTCCTTTGTGCCCccgtccttccctcctcatcccctaaaGATTAATCTCCACCGTGTTCCCACCTCCCGGGTACCCCCAGGCTCCCCGGCGGCGGGGTTGGGGAGCAGCGGGGAGTTGGGCGGTCAAGACCCGGGTTGGGGGTCTCCTCGGGAACGGGGAGCTGGAGTCTGGGGTACCCGGGGTCTGTTTCCGCCCCCTTCCATTTCCACCCACCACCCCCCCGGGGCCCATGCTCTGTGGCCAAGAGTGAGTCCTTGCCGAAAGGGACCTTGTACTTCACCgatcgggggagggggtgggagggaggtggttgggagccagcccctctccc includes:
- the LOC120638704 gene encoding LOW QUALITY PROTEIN: glial fibrillary acidic protein-like (The sequence of the model RefSeq protein was modified relative to this genomic sequence to represent the inferred CDS: inserted 2 bases in 1 codon), which translates into the protein MHETEEWYGAKFADLTDSAARNAEALRQARREANGYRRQPQALGGEMEALRGTKESLERQVRELEXDAVARLEEDRQSLEEQTSRHLRDYQELLRVKLALDVEITTYRQLLEGEENR
- the LOC103164992 gene encoding glial fibrillary acidic protein, with the protein product MEGPRLSGPRTGSSRPLPPARVDLSRMGVLSVGFGEARTGERVEMMELNDRFAGCVEKAPRRNRSAAGNGEEPGLLPTGGG